DNA from Streptomyces sp. Edi4:
CCCTTGCGTCCACCTTGGCTCACCGCCCTCCCGACGTGCGATGTCCCCGCACAACCTGCCCCGACGGAACGGATCGGGCCAGGGAGCGCGTCGGACCGCCTGACGCACCGACCCACGCCCGATGCCCGCGAACGCTCCCCCACGCGCCGTTGTGCCCACGGGCGTTGCGTGCCGAGGACATCGGTGTGGCCAGGACATCGGTGCGCCGAGGGCCGTCGGTGCGCCGGTGGGCCACCGCTCGGGCTTGGCCCGCCCCCCTCGTCATCTATGCTTCATGGCGGCCGCGGGACGGTGGCTCGTCATCGCACGCGGCATGCGCGGCATGGCCCCTGGGCATGGCCCGCGGGGTCCGTCGCCGCGGCGTCGAGGACACCGGACCGTACGACGGCCACGGTCCGGGCGGGACCGCGTGACGCCGTCACGAAGACCTTGGGGAATCAAGGAACCACCGGCAGCTGCCCCGGCGCTGCGGGGTGCTACGACCGCCCGCGCACAGAAGACCCATGGGAGAAGCGAGGTAATGCCGGTGATCTGCGTCGGAGGCATGATCGGGATCGGCAAGACGAGCGTGGCCGAACTGCTCGCCGAGGAGCTGGGCAGCGACGTCTTCTACGAGAGCGTCGACGACAACCCGATTCTGCCGCTGTTCTACACGGCGACTCCCGAGGAGATCCAGGCCAAGCGTTACCCCTTCCTGCTCCAGCTCTACTTCCTCCAGACGCGCTTCGCGTCGATCAAGCAGGCGTACAAGCAGGCCGACAACGTCCTTGACCGGTCCATCTACGAGGACTGGTACTTCGCCAAGGTCAATCACGACCTGGGCCGCATCAGCTCCCTGGAGATGCGGGTGTACGAGGGCCTGCTCGAGGAGATGATGCGCGAGATCGAGGA
Protein-coding regions in this window:
- a CDS encoding deoxynucleoside kinase codes for the protein MPVICVGGMIGIGKTSVAELLAEELGSDVFYESVDDNPILPLFYTATPEEIQAKRYPFLLQLYFLQTRFASIKQAYKQADNVLDRSIYEDWYFAKVNHDLGRISSLEMRVYEGLLEEMMREIEELPYRKAPDLMVYLTADFDTVLHRIGLRGRDFEQDEALVEYYRVLWSGYDDWVHRHYSASDVLVIDMNRTDVVGSPEDAARVVREVRAALAAGPAGR